The following proteins come from a genomic window of Companilactobacillus pabuli:
- the ftsH gene encoding ATP-dependent zinc metalloprotease FtsH, with product MKNNRNRLINNSLFYILLFVVLVLAASWFAGGQSSDQSKTLSQDQFITQLKQGKVKSFKLEPIGGAYQVTGEYKKAQKADTTRSVSLFSRSQSTGSSEVTSFSSTVLPNNDTLKRINNAATAKGVKTTAAPKSQSGQWISLILTVIVPFALFFFIIFAMMGRGGQGGGANRVMNFGKSKVKPQDPKKNKVRFSDVAGAEEEKQELVEVVEFLKDPRKFVSLGARIPSGVLLEGPPGTGKTLLAKAVAGEAKVPFYSISGSDFVEMFVGVGASRVRDLFENAKKDAPSIIFIDEIDAVGRQRGSGTGGGNDEREQTLNQLLIEMDGFTGNEGVIVMAATNRSDVLDPALLRPGRFDRKILVGRPDVKGREAILKVHAKNKPFTDDVDLKAIAQQTPGFAGADLENLLNEAALVAARRGKQKIDPTDLDEAEDRVIAGPAKRNRVVPEKERHTVAYHEAGHALIGLVLSDSRVVRKVTIVPRGRAGGYAIMLPKDDQNLATKKELNEQITGLLGGRTAEELIVGQPSSGASNDFEQATQIARTMVTEYGMTDKLGTVQLEKNGQPFSGGNYRQLPSYSEDTAKAIDQEVKRIIDEDHERAREILETHREQHKIIAEALLKYETLDEKEILSLYKTGKMPANDANQEFPSESAATFEEAKKAAEAKDAAKQKAEESNKEENAKSETTADDTTFPSEKDDQPKNDSSDTNDSTENSDSNSDSNKDNNSDN from the coding sequence ATGAAAAATAATCGAAATAGGTTAATTAACAATAGCCTGTTTTACATCTTGCTCTTTGTTGTTTTGGTTCTTGCAGCAAGTTGGTTTGCTGGTGGTCAATCCTCAGACCAATCAAAGACATTAAGCCAAGACCAATTCATCACACAATTGAAGCAAGGCAAAGTGAAGAGTTTCAAATTGGAACCTATCGGAGGGGCTTATCAAGTTACTGGTGAATACAAGAAAGCTCAAAAGGCTGATACTACACGTTCCGTGTCATTATTTAGCCGTTCTCAAAGCACTGGTTCTAGTGAAGTAACTTCATTTAGTTCAACTGTTTTGCCTAATAATGATACGTTAAAGAGAATCAATAACGCTGCGACTGCCAAGGGAGTTAAGACGACTGCGGCTCCTAAATCACAGTCCGGTCAATGGATTTCTTTGATTTTGACGGTGATTGTTCCGTTTGCATTATTCTTCTTTATAATCTTTGCAATGATGGGTCGAGGAGGCCAAGGTGGCGGTGCTAACCGTGTAATGAACTTCGGTAAATCCAAGGTTAAACCTCAAGATCCAAAGAAAAATAAAGTTAGATTTTCTGATGTTGCCGGTGCTGAAGAAGAAAAACAAGAACTTGTTGAAGTTGTTGAATTTCTAAAAGACCCAAGGAAATTTGTTTCTTTGGGTGCCAGAATCCCATCAGGTGTTCTTCTTGAGGGTCCTCCCGGGACTGGTAAAACTTTACTAGCTAAGGCTGTTGCTGGTGAAGCCAAAGTTCCGTTTTATTCAATCTCTGGTTCAGACTTCGTTGAAATGTTCGTTGGTGTTGGTGCATCACGTGTTCGTGACTTGTTTGAAAACGCCAAAAAAGATGCTCCATCAATCATCTTTATCGATGAAATTGATGCCGTTGGTCGTCAACGTGGTTCCGGTACCGGTGGTGGTAACGATGAACGTGAACAAACGCTTAACCAATTATTGATTGAAATGGATGGATTTACTGGTAACGAAGGTGTCATCGTTATGGCTGCTACTAACCGTTCCGATGTGCTTGATCCAGCGTTACTACGTCCAGGTCGTTTCGATAGAAAGATCCTTGTTGGTCGTCCAGACGTCAAGGGTCGTGAAGCTATTCTTAAAGTTCATGCTAAGAATAAGCCATTCACAGACGATGTTGATTTGAAAGCTATTGCTCAACAAACTCCAGGTTTTGCTGGTGCTGATCTTGAAAACTTACTTAACGAAGCTGCTCTAGTTGCTGCAAGACGTGGTAAGCAAAAGATTGATCCAACTGATCTTGATGAAGCTGAAGACCGTGTTATCGCTGGTCCTGCTAAGAGAAACCGTGTTGTTCCTGAAAAAGAACGTCATACGGTTGCTTATCACGAAGCTGGACATGCTTTGATTGGTTTGGTCTTGAGTGATTCTCGAGTAGTTAGAAAGGTTACGATTGTTCCTCGTGGACGTGCTGGCGGTTACGCTATCATGCTTCCTAAGGATGATCAAAACCTTGCTACTAAGAAAGAATTAAATGAACAAATTACTGGTTTGCTTGGTGGACGTACGGCTGAAGAGTTAATCGTTGGTCAACCATCATCCGGTGCTTCAAATGACTTTGAGCAAGCTACTCAAATTGCTCGTACTATGGTTACTGAATATGGTATGACAGACAAGCTTGGTACTGTTCAACTTGAAAAGAATGGACAACCATTCAGTGGTGGTAACTATCGTCAATTGCCTTCATACTCTGAAGACACTGCCAAAGCTATCGACCAAGAAGTTAAACGCATTATCGATGAAGATCACGAACGTGCTCGAGAAATTCTTGAAACACATCGTGAACAACATAAGATTATTGCCGAGGCCTTGTTGAAGTACGAAACACTTGATGAAAAGGAAATCTTGAGCTTGTACAAGACAGGTAAGATGCCTGCTAATGATGCTAACCAAGAATTCCCAAGTGAAAGTGCTGCTACTTTTGAAGAAGCTAAGAAAGCTGCTGAAGCAAAAGATGCTGCCAAACAAAAAGCTGAAGAATCAAACAAAGAGGAAAATGCCAAGTCAGAAACAACTGCTGATGACACTACATTCCCTTC
- the hpt gene encoding hypoxanthine phosphoribosyltransferase: protein MNSDIEKILVSKEEIQKANARLGKELTEEYRGKNPLFVCILRGAAMFMMDLVKNIDIKMEYDFMDVSSYGGENTMSTGDVRIIKDLDTSLRGRDVVIVEDIIDTGYTLDRLTELFNARHANSIKIVSFLDKPARRIKHVDVDYIGVQIPDEFVVGYGMDYNEQYRNLPYVGVLKPDVYSTK, encoded by the coding sequence ATGAATTCAGATATCGAAAAGATTTTGGTTTCGAAAGAAGAGATCCAAAAGGCTAATGCTCGTTTAGGAAAAGAATTAACTGAGGAGTATCGTGGTAAGAATCCGTTGTTTGTTTGTATCTTGCGTGGTGCAGCAATGTTTATGATGGATTTGGTTAAGAATATCGATATTAAAATGGAATACGATTTTATGGATGTTTCTAGTTATGGTGGCGAAAATACGATGTCAACTGGTGACGTTAGAATCATTAAAGATTTGGATACGTCATTACGTGGACGTGATGTAGTCATTGTTGAAGATATTATCGATACTGGTTATACATTGGATAGATTGACTGAGTTGTTTAATGCCAGACATGCTAACTCAATTAAAATTGTTTCCTTTTTAGATAAACCTGCTCGAAGAATCAAACATGTTGACGTCGATTACATTGGTGTACAAATTCCAGATGAATTCGTTGTTGGTTATGGAATGGATTATAATGAGCAATATCGTAATTTACCTTATGTTGGGGTTTTAAAACCAGACGTATATAGTACAAAATAA